From Dermatophagoides farinae isolate YC_2012a chromosome 10, ASM2471394v1, whole genome shotgun sequence, a single genomic window includes:
- the Lnpk gene encoding zinc-ribbon metal-binding protein lunapark → MGNLLYSRKKNNAKEQLETIEDEIHQIDTYKLTAFIRQKNYLALIYFLFILIYPSGLAYIYFTFNTVNRMTILYSFLFIISLPMFLYLIRKYLHLYFRWIIENNNIRLVQLLKEKKQILSKVQETETFNDAKSILEKYDPSLLRNLSLSLNNLSQIESSKTIANTSIRDRRNIDTYNRQRQSLPHAPQSNRNYMTQPSSSSSSSTRQTLTQPTLSPPPPPSTTTTTTPSIGYRQRTIKPILPQNRSTVEKLIDYMFNDGPNNRYALICPNCSSHNGMALPDEFDYIAYICAYCGTFNPSRKIRPTAPKMIQQKAIEAPSSPSLTRPRSNTTTVLNDSNVKIFELSSVLNKTNDSLIRTPHIEEPDDNDDDDDNRMKSSHSDKNDKDVAFKPTKAKDTQPQQQQQQHNERIRSIDSSSDDE, encoded by the exons atGGGTAATCTACTTTATtcg CGCAAAAAGAATAATGCAAAAGAACAATTGGAAACAATTGAAGACGAAATACATCAAATTGATACATATAAATTAACAGCATTTATaaggcaaaaaaattatctagcactcatttattttctattcataTTGATTTATCCATCCGGTTTGgcatatatttattttacatTCAACACTGTCAATCGTATGACAATattgtattcatttttattcataatatCATTACCAATGTT CTTATATCTAATACGAAAGTATCTGCATTTATATTTTCGTTggattattgaaaataataatattcgtTTAGTGCAATtattgaaagaaaagaaacaaattctATCAAAAGTACAAGAAACAGAAACATTTAATGATGCTAAAAGtatattggaaaaatatgatccatcattattgcGAAATCTTTCgttatcattgaataatttatcacAAATAGAATCTTCAAAAACTATTGCTAATACTTCGATTCGTGATCGACGAAATATCGATACGTACAATCGACAACGGCAATCATTACCACATGCACCACAATCGAATCGTAATTATATGACACagccttcatcatcatcatcatcatcgactcGGCAAACATTAACACAGCCAAcattatcaccaccaccaccaccatcaacaacaacaacaacaacaccatcaATAGGTTATAGACAACGTACAATTAAACCAATATTGCCACAAAATCGAAGTACAgtggaaaaattaattgattatatgTTCAATGATGGACCAAATAATCGTTATGCATTGATTTGTCCAAATTGTTCATCACATAATGGTATGGCATTACcggatgaatttgattacaTTGCCTATATTTGTGCATATTGTGGTACATTTAATCCATCACGTAAGATACGTCCTACAGCACCGAAAATGATACAACAAAAAGCTATTGAAGCaccatcatcgccatcattaACAAGACCACGATCCAATACGACAACAGTATTGAATGATAGtaatgtgaaaatttttgaattatcaAGCGTGCTCAATAAAACG AATGATTCATTAATTCGAACTCCACATATTGAAGAAccagatgataatgatgatgatgatgataatcgaatgaaatcCTCTCAtagtgataaaaatgataaagatgTTGCTTTTAAACCGACAAAAGCAAAAGATACTCAaccgcaacaacaacaacaacaacataatgaACGAATTCGTTCAATCGATTCTtcaagtgatgatgaatga
- the LOC124490724 gene encoding uncharacterized protein LOC124490724: protein MEMKMANFELDSYIISSSLHSNHDDFDSYAKYRSSSLISDIDSLSSINDSQSSSSPTLASNVIDDMDSNNNYQFNFRSSQESLFGCSSQKTTASSSSSSSTTTQETNYSSSGYGGYDDLFDISVLKSSSKSTTNDDNLIGGHHHHHSNNNDDNRTQTRRLKNRESAARSRQKIKNQLQNLELQQKQLLNKKQAIANEISVAYKEIDRIESSFYDLKINQIGGLITKNKINHNDDHQNYQHHTINMINPFNVVGTKIKTEKD from the coding sequence atggaaatgaaaatggccaATTTTGAACTAGATTCATACataatttcttcatcattacactcgaatcatgatgattttgattcatatgCAAAatatcgttcatcatcattgataagtGATATTGATTCACTATCATCGATTAATgattcacaatcatcatcatcaccaacattgGCTTCTaatgttattgatgatatggactcaaataataattatcaattcaattttcgatCATCACAAGAATCATTGTTTGGCTGCTCATCACAAAAGacaacagcatcatcatcatcatcatcatcaacaacaacacaagaGACAAATTACTCAAGTTCTGGATATGGTGGCTATGATGACCTATTCGATATATCAGTGTTAAAATCGTCATCAAAATCCACAACAAATGACGATAATTTGATtggtggtcatcatcatcatcatagtaataataatgatgataatcgtacACAGACACGACGTTTGAAAAATCGTGAATCAGCTGCACGTAGTCGACAAAagattaaaaatcaattacaaaatttggaattacaacaaaaacaattgttgaataaaaaacaagcaaTTGCAAATGAAATATCTGTTGCATACAAAGAGATTGatcgaattgaatcatcattttatgatctgaaaattaatcaaattggTGGTTTAATtactaaaaacaaaatcaatcataatgatgatcatcagaaTTACCAACACCATACCATCAATATGATTAATccattcaatgttgttggtACTAAGATCAAAACTGAAAAAGATtaa